One Solibacillus sp. R5-41 DNA segment encodes these proteins:
- the mdh gene encoding malate dehydrogenase: MSLNRKKISVIGGGFTGATAAFLVAQKELGDVVLVDIPEVENPTKGKALDMWEAAPVQGFDSYVKGTSNYEDTADSDVVLITAGVARKPGMSRDDLVQINQGVMKSVAKQIAKFSPNATIIVLTNPVDAMTYTVFKETGFPKNRVIGQSGVLDTARFRAFIAEELNISVKDITGFVLGGHGDTMVPLTRYSFAGGIPLETLIPAQRLEEIVQRTRVGGGEIVNLLGNGSAYYAPAAAMVEMTEAILKDQKRILPSIAYLEGEFGYEGIYLGVPTLLGANGIEKIFELELTEKEKAALDDSAQAVKEIMDALL, translated from the coding sequence ATGTCATTGAATCGTAAAAAAATCTCTGTAATTGGCGGTGGCTTTACTGGTGCGACTGCTGCGTTTTTAGTAGCACAAAAAGAGTTAGGTGATGTTGTTTTAGTAGATATTCCAGAAGTAGAAAATCCAACTAAAGGTAAGGCACTTGATATGTGGGAAGCTGCACCTGTACAAGGCTTCGACTCTTATGTAAAAGGAACTTCAAATTATGAAGATACAGCGGATTCAGACGTTGTTTTAATCACGGCTGGTGTAGCACGTAAACCAGGTATGAGTCGTGATGATTTAGTACAAATCAATCAAGGCGTCATGAAGTCCGTGGCTAAGCAAATAGCGAAGTTCTCTCCAAATGCGACAATTATTGTATTAACAAATCCAGTGGATGCGATGACTTATACTGTATTTAAAGAAACAGGGTTCCCTAAAAACCGTGTCATCGGACAATCAGGTGTGCTCGATACAGCGCGTTTCCGAGCTTTTATTGCAGAAGAGCTCAATATTTCGGTAAAGGATATTACCGGCTTTGTATTAGGCGGTCACGGGGACACGATGGTTCCGCTAACTCGTTATTCATTTGCAGGTGGAATTCCACTAGAAACACTCATTCCAGCCCAACGATTAGAAGAAATTGTTCAACGTACGCGTGTTGGTGGTGGAGAAATCGTTAACCTATTAGGGAATGGTTCGGCCTACTATGCTCCAGCGGCTGCAATGGTTGAAATGACCGAAGCAATTTTAAAAGATCAAAAGCGTATTTTACCGTCAATTGCCTATTTAGAAGGCGAATTTGGTTATGAAGGAATTTATTTAGGCGTTCCGACGCTTTTAGGTGCCAATGGTATCGAAAAAATCTTTGAATTAGAGTTAACCGAAAAAGAAAAAGCTGCATTAGACGATTCTGCACAAGCAGTTAAGGAAATAATGGACGCATTATTATAA
- the icd gene encoding NADP-dependent isocitrate dehydrogenase, producing the protein MTNKIVVDNGNLNVPNNPVIPFIEGDGIGPDIWAAASRVIDAAVAKAYNNEKKIEWLEVLAGEKAFNQTGEWLPQETLDKINEYLIAIKGPLTTPIGGGIRSLNVALRQQLDLYVCLRPVRHFDGVPSPVKRPEDVNMVIFRENTEDIYAGIEFEAGSDQAKKIIDFLQTEFGTKNIRFPETSGIGVKPVSKEGTQRLVRAAIEYAIKHNEPTVTLVHKGNIMKYTEGGFKKWGYELAETEFADQTFTWNQYDAIKAEQGEAAANAAQDAALAAGKILVKDSIADIFLQQILTRPNEFDVVATMNLNGDYISDALAAQVGGIGIAPGANINYVTGHAIFEATHGTAPKYAGQDKVNPSSVLLSGVLMLEHLGWQEAADMITNSVEKTISSKVVTYDFARLMDGATEVKCSEFADELIKNL; encoded by the coding sequence ATGACTAACAAAATAGTAGTAGATAACGGTAATTTAAACGTTCCAAACAATCCAGTGATTCCTTTCATCGAGGGTGACGGTATCGGTCCAGATATCTGGGCAGCAGCTTCTCGCGTAATCGACGCGGCTGTAGCAAAAGCTTATAACAACGAAAAGAAAATCGAATGGTTAGAAGTTTTAGCTGGTGAAAAAGCATTCAACCAAACTGGTGAATGGTTACCACAAGAAACTTTAGACAAAATCAATGAATATTTAATCGCTATTAAAGGTCCTTTAACAACTCCAATCGGTGGCGGTATCCGTTCTCTAAACGTAGCATTACGTCAACAACTTGACCTATATGTATGCTTACGTCCAGTACGTCACTTTGACGGTGTTCCTTCACCAGTTAAACGTCCTGAGGATGTAAACATGGTTATTTTCCGTGAAAACACAGAAGATATTTATGCTGGTATCGAGTTTGAAGCTGGTTCTGACCAAGCTAAAAAAATCATCGACTTCTTACAAACAGAATTCGGTACAAAAAACATCCGTTTCCCAGAAACTTCAGGTATCGGTGTTAAACCAGTATCTAAAGAAGGTACACAACGTTTAGTGCGTGCAGCAATCGAGTATGCAATCAAGCACAACGAACCAACTGTTACTCTAGTACACAAAGGTAACATCATGAAGTACACTGAGGGTGGATTCAAAAAATGGGGTTATGAATTAGCAGAAACTGAATTTGCTGATCAAACTTTCACTTGGAACCAATATGATGCAATTAAAGCTGAACAAGGTGAAGCTGCTGCAAACGCTGCACAAGATGCTGCATTAGCTGCTGGTAAAATCTTAGTTAAAGATTCAATTGCTGATATCTTCTTACAACAAATCTTAACTCGTCCAAATGAGTTCGACGTAGTAGCTACAATGAACTTAAACGGTGACTACATCTCTGACGCATTAGCTGCTCAAGTTGGTGGTATCGGTATCGCTCCAGGAGCTAACATCAACTACGTAACTGGTCACGCTATCTTTGAAGCTACTCACGGTACAGCTCCAAAATATGCTGGTCAAGATAAAGTAAACCCATCTTCAGTATTACTTTCAGGCGTATTAATGCTTGAGCACTTAGGATGGCAAGAAGCTGCAGACATGATTACAAACTCAGTTGAGAAAACAATCTCTTCTAAAGTTGTAACTTATGACTTTGCACGTTTAATGGATGGCGCTACTGAAGTAAAATGTTCAGAGTTTGCTGACGAATTAATCAAAAACCTTTAA
- the citZ gene encoding citrate synthase — MSATKGLEGIVAAESKISSIIDDTLTYVGYNIDDLTNNATFEEIIYLLWHTRLPKADELAELKQQLAENMSIPAAITDLFKSMPINTVHPMAALRTAVSMLGTFDEEADVMETEANYRKAIRLQAKIATVVTTFARVRQGKEPIAPKPELGYAANFLYMLSGNEPEAIAIEAFDKALVLHADHELNASTFTARVCVATLSDVYSGVTAAIGALKGPLHGGANEQVMKMLTEIGSIDKVESWVQNKLDNKEKIMGFGHRVYRKGDPRAPHLRVMSEKLTKLTGKPELYDMSVKIHDMIVEQKNLPANVDFFSASVYDSLGIEHDLFTPIFAVSRTSGWVAHILEQYANNRLIRPRAEYVGPGMQKYIPINER, encoded by the coding sequence ATGTCAGCAACTAAAGGTTTAGAAGGTATCGTTGCAGCGGAATCTAAAATTAGTTCTATCATCGATGATACACTTACTTATGTAGGTTATAACATTGACGATCTTACTAATAATGCAACGTTTGAAGAAATCATTTACTTATTATGGCACACTCGTTTACCAAAAGCGGACGAGCTAGCTGAATTAAAACAACAACTTGCTGAGAACATGTCTATTCCAGCGGCAATTACAGACTTATTCAAATCTATGCCAATCAACACTGTACACCCAATGGCTGCTTTACGCACGGCTGTATCAATGTTAGGTACATTTGATGAAGAAGCAGACGTAATGGAAACAGAAGCAAACTACCGTAAAGCAATTCGTTTACAAGCGAAAATTGCTACAGTTGTAACTACTTTTGCTCGTGTTCGTCAAGGTAAAGAACCGATTGCTCCGAAACCAGAATTAGGTTATGCAGCAAACTTCTTATATATGTTATCTGGTAATGAGCCAGAAGCAATCGCAATCGAAGCATTCGACAAAGCGTTAGTATTACACGCTGACCACGAATTAAATGCTTCAACATTTACAGCTCGTGTATGTGTAGCTACATTATCAGATGTATATTCTGGTGTAACAGCTGCAATCGGCGCATTAAAAGGCCCATTACACGGTGGCGCAAATGAACAAGTTATGAAAATGTTAACTGAAATCGGGTCAATTGATAAAGTTGAATCTTGGGTTCAAAACAAACTTGATAACAAAGAAAAAATCATGGGCTTCGGTCACCGCGTATACCGCAAAGGCGACCCACGCGCACCACACTTACGCGTAATGTCTGAGAAATTAACTAAATTAACTGGTAAACCAGAATTATACGATATGTCTGTTAAAATCCATGACATGATCGTAGAACAAAAGAATTTACCAGCTAACGTAGACTTCTTCTCAGCATCAGTATATGATTCTTTAGGTATCGAGCATGACTTATTTACACCAATCTTCGCAGTATCTCGTACTTCTGGTTGGGTAGCTCATATTCTTGAGCAATATGCAAACAACCGTTTAATCCGTCCACGTGCAGAGTATGTTGGACCAGGTATGCAAAAATACATTCCAATTAACGAGCGTTAA
- a CDS encoding AI-2E family transporter, protein MKELYNFNSLLNRTWKYVILLLYIALIFFTFPIVLGIFCAYIIYPVIAFLKERLKIPFFISVIIVTLLFLAFIATLVFLFLQSSLQLLPTIQNALQTFSSHYITQPLLPFFLEKVSTLLNDVMLFFISFIKNLLNSIFELFIFLIAFYFSIFESKKNRLWFFAYTPKSFRKEWSHYFSKSMELISYFIFVEIQLFTLTFILLCTGFYFLQFDAPISKAFLIAIADCLPFLGIGIFLIPLAAYYLFVNELTLGVAIIILYLFVQITRQLAESKLWSHTLHIRMIHTFLISAASILLFGFYGILISPILLMLAVKVKQSAIFAK, encoded by the coding sequence ATGAAGGAATTGTATAATTTTAATAGTTTACTGAATCGGACCTGGAAATACGTCATTTTATTGCTATATATTGCTTTAATTTTTTTCACGTTTCCAATTGTACTAGGTATTTTTTGCGCATACATTATTTATCCAGTCATCGCTTTTTTAAAAGAGCGATTAAAAATACCCTTTTTCATTTCGGTGATTATTGTTACCTTACTTTTTCTCGCATTCATCGCAACATTAGTTTTCTTATTTCTACAAAGTTCATTACAACTCCTTCCCACGATACAAAATGCACTTCAAACATTTTCAAGTCATTACATTACGCAACCGTTACTACCATTTTTTCTTGAAAAAGTCTCCACATTACTGAATGATGTGATGCTATTTTTTATTAGCTTCATTAAAAATCTTCTTAATTCCATTTTTGAATTATTCATTTTTCTTATTGCTTTTTACTTCTCTATTTTTGAGAGCAAAAAAAATAGACTTTGGTTTTTTGCCTATACACCAAAATCCTTCCGAAAAGAATGGTCGCACTATTTCTCAAAGTCAATGGAACTCATTAGCTATTTTATTTTTGTCGAAATTCAGTTATTTACACTAACATTTATTCTACTTTGTACAGGATTTTATTTTTTACAATTTGATGCACCTATTAGTAAAGCATTTTTAATTGCAATAGCCGATTGCCTTCCTTTTTTAGGTATTGGAATTTTTTTAATTCCATTAGCGGCATATTACCTTTTTGTCAATGAACTAACTTTAGGGGTAGCTATCATTATTCTTTATTTATTTGTTCAAATAACGAGGCAGTTGGCTGAGTCAAAACTATGGTCACATACGCTGCATATACGCATGATTCATACATTCTTAATCAGCGCTGCCTCAATCTTACTGTTCGGATTTTATGGCATCCTCATAAGCCCAATTTTATTAATGCTTGCAGTAAAAGTGAAGCAAAGTGCTATTTTTGCAAAATAA
- a CDS encoding FxsA family protein: MKKLLVGLLFIVFAEIATLIIVGKAIGVLYTLLLIVMTSVVGVIIAKKRGIKSFQEIQKSAAQGQPPGLPMIETFLIFIGGVLLALPGFLTDIIGLLFVLGITRSLFKPLIFYWLRKKMKQGQVVILQK; this comes from the coding sequence ATGAAAAAGCTACTAGTAGGATTATTATTTATAGTATTTGCAGAAATTGCGACATTGATCATTGTTGGTAAAGCAATTGGTGTTTTATATACATTATTATTAATCGTCATGACATCTGTTGTCGGCGTAATCATTGCCAAAAAACGTGGCATTAAATCTTTTCAAGAGATTCAAAAGAGTGCTGCACAAGGGCAGCCTCCTGGTTTACCAATGATTGAAACTTTTCTAATATTTATCGGAGGCGTTTTATTAGCCTTGCCAGGTTTTTTAACCGATATTATTGGCTTATTATTTGTATTAGGCATTACAAGAAGCTTATTTAAGCCACTTATTTTCTATTGGTTACGTAAAAAGATGAAGCAAGGTCAAGTCGTTATTTTGCAAAAATAG
- the pyk gene encoding pyruvate kinase — protein sequence MRKTKIVCTIGPASESPEMLDKLITAGMNVARLNFSHGNHEEHAVRIAAIRDASVRLKKPVGILLDTKGPEIRTHNMENDELHLVVGQVIDISMTEVIGNESCFSVTYDRLIEDVEQNDRILLDDGLIELRVLAKDMEQGRIHTIVENTGVLKNKKGVNVPGVSVKLPGITDKDASDILFGIEQGVDFIAASFVRTAKDVLEIRELLEQNEGSHIQIIPKIENQEGVDNIDEIIEVSDGLMVARGDLGVEIPAEEVPLVQKNLIKKCNQVGKPVITATQMLDSMQRNPRPTRAEASDVANAIIDGTDAIMLSGETAAGLYPVESVATMNKIAERTEDSLNYRSIVSQRSREREANMTEAISQAVAFTSINLGVKAVLAPTESGNTARMIAKYRPGVSIIAITSQTSTAQKLTLVWGVKPIVTSRVTTTDEILELSVDEALKHEFVNHGDVVVITAGVPVGEAGTTNLMKVHVIGDLLARGQGIGKASVVAKAVVAKNAGEALAYDTEGVIIVTVGSDREMMPAIENCVGIITEEGGLTSHAAVVGLSLGIPVIVGVKEATTLIRHGQEITMDAETGVIYKGHASVL from the coding sequence ATGAGAAAAACTAAAATTGTATGTACGATTGGACCAGCAAGTGAATCACCAGAAATGCTAGATAAATTAATTACAGCAGGTATGAATGTTGCGAGATTAAACTTTTCGCACGGGAATCATGAAGAGCATGCTGTTCGAATTGCGGCAATCCGCGATGCATCAGTGCGTTTGAAGAAGCCTGTTGGAATATTATTAGATACGAAGGGACCTGAAATTCGTACACATAATATGGAAAATGATGAGCTTCATTTAGTAGTAGGACAAGTTATTGATATTTCAATGACAGAAGTAATCGGAAATGAATCTTGTTTTTCTGTAACATATGATCGTCTTATTGAAGATGTGGAGCAAAATGACCGAATTTTATTAGATGACGGCTTAATCGAACTACGTGTTTTAGCGAAAGATATGGAACAAGGTCGAATCCATACTATTGTTGAAAATACGGGCGTTTTGAAAAATAAAAAAGGTGTAAATGTGCCAGGTGTTTCAGTGAAATTACCAGGTATTACTGACAAAGACGCATCAGATATTTTATTTGGTATTGAGCAAGGTGTTGATTTTATTGCGGCATCATTTGTTCGAACTGCAAAAGATGTTTTAGAAATTCGTGAATTATTAGAACAAAATGAAGGCAGTCATATTCAAATTATTCCTAAAATCGAAAACCAAGAAGGTGTCGATAATATTGATGAAATTATCGAAGTTTCAGATGGTTTAATGGTTGCACGTGGAGATCTAGGCGTAGAAATTCCTGCTGAGGAAGTACCACTTGTACAAAAGAACTTAATTAAAAAATGTAACCAAGTAGGAAAACCTGTAATTACAGCAACACAAATGTTAGATTCTATGCAACGCAACCCACGTCCAACTCGCGCAGAAGCATCAGACGTTGCCAATGCCATTATTGATGGTACAGATGCAATCATGCTTTCTGGTGAGACGGCTGCTGGATTATATCCAGTAGAATCCGTAGCAACGATGAACAAAATTGCAGAACGCACGGAAGATTCATTAAATTATCGCTCAATCGTTTCGCAACGTAGTCGTGAAAGAGAGGCGAATATGACCGAAGCGATTTCTCAAGCGGTAGCATTTACATCAATTAACCTTGGTGTAAAAGCAGTGTTAGCGCCAACTGAAAGCGGAAATACAGCACGCATGATTGCCAAATATCGTCCAGGAGTTTCAATAATTGCAATTACAAGTCAGACATCAACTGCTCAAAAATTAACGTTAGTTTGGGGCGTAAAACCAATTGTTACTTCTCGTGTAACGACAACAGATGAAATTTTAGAGCTATCTGTTGATGAAGCATTAAAGCATGAATTTGTAAATCATGGAGATGTTGTAGTAATTACTGCAGGCGTACCAGTTGGTGAAGCAGGTACAACAAACTTAATGAAAGTTCACGTAATAGGTGACTTATTAGCGCGCGGGCAAGGTATTGGTAAAGCATCTGTTGTTGCTAAAGCTGTTGTCGCAAAAAATGCAGGTGAAGCATTAGCTTATGATACAGAAGGTGTAATTATCGTAACGGTTGGTTCGGACCGAGAAATGATGCCTGCGATTGAAAACTGTGTAGGAATCATTACAGAAGAAGGTGGACTAACGAGTCATGCGGCAGTAGTCGGCTTGAGCTTAGGAATCCCAGTAATTGTTGGTGTAAAAGAAGCAACAACTTTAATTCGTCATGGTCAAGAAATTACAATGGATGCAGAAACAGGTGTCATCTATAAAGGGCATGCAAGCGTACTTTAA
- the pfkA gene encoding 6-phosphofructokinase produces MKKIAVLTSGGDSPGMNAAIRAVVRKARYHGVEVVGVYHGYEGLYNENYKPLDIGSVGDIIQRGGTILYSARFPEFKEGDYQEKAIERMKNAGIEGLVVIGGDGSYRGAMQLSEKGFPCVGIPGTIDNDVPGTEYTIGFDTALNTVVESIDKIRDTATSHENTFVIEVMGRDAGDIALWAGLAAGAESILIPEEKFEIEDVVKRLERGASRGKRHSIIIVAEGVMKGHKLAKQLEERTGVKIRTSVLGHIQRGGSPSARDRVLAGLFGARAVELLIEGKGGRAVGIKSHDVVDYDFKEAFEQKHQADLSLYTLSKELSI; encoded by the coding sequence ATGAAAAAGATAGCAGTTTTAACGAGTGGAGGAGATTCTCCAGGGATGAACGCTGCCATCCGTGCTGTTGTTCGTAAAGCACGTTATCATGGCGTAGAAGTCGTTGGAGTTTATCATGGTTATGAAGGGCTCTATAATGAAAATTATAAGCCTTTAGATATAGGCTCAGTAGGTGACATTATACAGCGAGGTGGTACGATCTTATATTCTGCTCGTTTCCCAGAGTTTAAAGAGGGAGATTATCAGGAAAAAGCGATAGAACGCATGAAAAATGCAGGCATTGAAGGCTTAGTTGTCATCGGTGGTGATGGCTCTTATCGGGGTGCGATGCAGTTATCTGAAAAAGGTTTCCCATGTGTTGGAATCCCAGGTACGATTGATAATGACGTTCCTGGGACAGAATATACAATAGGATTTGATACAGCATTAAATACAGTGGTGGAGTCAATCGATAAAATCCGAGATACGGCTACAAGTCATGAAAATACTTTTGTAATCGAAGTAATGGGGCGTGATGCGGGGGATATTGCATTATGGGCTGGATTAGCAGCAGGAGCAGAATCGATTTTAATCCCAGAGGAAAAGTTTGAAATTGAGGATGTCGTGAAGCGTTTAGAGCGGGGTGCTTCACGAGGAAAACGACATAGTATCATTATTGTTGCTGAAGGTGTGATGAAAGGCCATAAGCTCGCAAAACAATTAGAAGAACGTACTGGGGTAAAAATACGAACTTCTGTACTAGGTCATATTCAGCGTGGCGGCTCACCATCCGCGCGTGACCGAGTTTTAGCAGGTTTATTTGGAGCACGCGCAGTCGAACTTCTAATAGAAGGTAAGGGCGGACGTGCTGTAGGTATTAAAAGTCATGATGTGGTTGATTATGATTTTAAAGAGGCTTTTGAACAAAAGCATCAAGCAGATTTAAGTTTATACACATTATCAAAAGAATTATCAATTTAA
- a CDS encoding acetyl-CoA carboxylase carboxyltransferase subunit alpha, producing the protein MSKLMAFEEPVVKLREKIDELKSIAVEADVDMSGEIEKLETRLSQLEQSLYANMEPWNRVQVARHPQRPTTLDYIERIFNDFIELHGDRSFKDDAAIVGGIASFNGQPITIIGHQRGKTTKENIRRNFGMPHPEGYRKALRLMQQAEKFKRPIICFIDTKGAYPGKAAEERGQSEAIARNLFEMAGFKVPIISIVIGEGGSGGALALGVANKIFMLENSTYSVISPEGAASILWKDASYAKQAAEAMKITAPDLKQLGVIDGIIPEVAGGAHKNIDQQASTMKECIADTLAHLNSLSVDQLIEERYSKYKNIGQFIE; encoded by the coding sequence ATGTCTAAATTAATGGCGTTTGAAGAACCCGTTGTAAAGCTACGCGAAAAAATAGATGAATTAAAATCAATCGCAGTAGAAGCAGATGTGGACATGAGCGGTGAGATTGAAAAGTTAGAAACGCGTTTATCCCAGCTAGAGCAAAGCCTTTATGCTAATATGGAGCCGTGGAATCGCGTACAAGTAGCTCGTCATCCTCAACGACCTACAACGCTCGATTACATTGAACGAATTTTTAATGATTTTATCGAATTACATGGCGATCGTAGTTTTAAGGATGATGCAGCGATTGTTGGTGGGATCGCGTCATTTAATGGACAACCTATTACGATAATTGGGCATCAGCGAGGAAAAACTACCAAGGAAAATATTCGTCGTAATTTTGGAATGCCCCATCCGGAAGGGTATCGAAAAGCTTTGCGATTAATGCAGCAAGCCGAAAAATTCAAAAGACCAATTATTTGCTTTATCGATACGAAAGGCGCATATCCAGGAAAAGCCGCGGAAGAACGTGGTCAAAGTGAAGCCATTGCGCGTAATTTATTCGAAATGGCAGGCTTTAAAGTGCCGATTATTAGCATTGTTATTGGTGAAGGTGGAAGTGGTGGCGCATTAGCACTTGGCGTTGCGAATAAAATTTTCATGCTTGAAAATTCAACGTATTCGGTTATATCTCCTGAGGGAGCGGCCTCGATATTATGGAAAGATGCAAGCTATGCAAAGCAGGCAGCAGAAGCCATGAAAATTACTGCACCGGATTTAAAACAATTGGGTGTCATTGATGGCATTATCCCTGAAGTTGCAGGCGGCGCACATAAAAATATTGATCAGCAAGCAAGTACGATGAAAGAGTGTATTGCAGACACATTAGCCCATTTAAATAGCTTATCCGTAGACCAATTAATTGAAGAGCGTTATTCTAAATATAAAAATATCGGTCAATTTATCGAATAA
- the accD gene encoding acetyl-CoA carboxylase, carboxyltransferase subunit beta, which translates to MAIRDLFSINRKKNTASIIKKSDEKHFPEGIVTKCPQCKTIHVTKEIEKNIKVCPKCAYHFNMTAHERISCFLDKDSFTSMDDHLQTTNPLNFPAYIEKVNSDMAKTGLNEAVLTGVGTLKGNPVAIAVMDSHFRMGSMGSVVGEKITRAVEKATELRIPFIIFTASGGARMQEGVLSLMQMAKTSVALKRHSEEGLLYISIMTHPTTGGVSASFASIGDLNIAEPQSLIGFAGRRVIEQTVREKLPDDFQTAEFLLEHGQLDAIISRLDMRDKIATIVKLHVQGGVSHV; encoded by the coding sequence ATGGCAATTCGTGATTTATTTTCGATAAACCGTAAGAAGAATACAGCAAGTATAATTAAAAAATCGGATGAGAAACACTTTCCAGAAGGAATTGTAACAAAATGTCCGCAATGTAAAACGATTCATGTAACGAAGGAAATTGAAAAAAACATCAAGGTTTGCCCAAAATGCGCGTACCACTTTAATATGACAGCTCATGAACGAATTAGCTGTTTTTTAGATAAAGATTCTTTTACCTCAATGGATGACCATCTACAAACAACCAATCCATTAAATTTCCCAGCTTATATCGAAAAAGTGAATTCTGATATGGCTAAAACAGGATTGAATGAAGCGGTTTTAACAGGGGTTGGCACATTAAAGGGGAATCCTGTTGCGATTGCTGTTATGGACTCTCATTTCCGAATGGGCTCAATGGGCTCGGTTGTTGGAGAAAAAATAACGCGAGCGGTTGAAAAAGCGACAGAATTACGTATTCCCTTCATTATTTTTACTGCGAGCGGCGGTGCGCGAATGCAAGAAGGTGTCCTGTCATTAATGCAAATGGCCAAAACAAGTGTTGCGTTAAAGCGCCATAGTGAAGAGGGCTTATTATACATTTCGATTATGACACATCCAACGACGGGTGGCGTATCAGCTAGCTTTGCGTCGATTGGGGATTTAAATATTGCGGAACCACAAAGTTTAATTGGCTTTGCAGGAAGACGTGTGATTGAGCAAACAGTTCGTGAAAAGTTACCAGATGATTTCCAAACGGCAGAGTTTTTATTGGAGCATGGTCAATTAGATGCTATTATTAGCCGCTTAGATATGCGCGATAAAATTGCAACGATAGTGAAACTACATGTACAAGGAGGCGTGTCTCATGTCTAA
- a CDS encoding FadR/GntR family transcriptional regulator — protein sequence MEQKHTKKMFLQIVKQLRDLIAVQNIQEGEKLPSERVLSEQLNVGRSSVREALRSLELLGLIETRHGDGTYLASMKHHHLVEIVGSFILQDASSVADVHATREMHEKEAIKIICQSETLRKLPVWESFFAEIELEQSLQREAILRECMIVTENRLAFKIWLQLSAYSNSALVNDITKEEKSHLQIMLASMQMGYLPEAIEAYEKWIEILK from the coding sequence GTGGAGCAAAAGCATACGAAAAAAATGTTTCTCCAAATTGTGAAGCAGCTACGCGATTTAATTGCTGTCCAAAATATTCAAGAAGGAGAAAAATTGCCTTCTGAACGGGTATTAAGTGAACAGTTAAATGTAGGGAGGTCTTCGGTAAGGGAAGCTTTGCGAAGTCTAGAACTACTCGGCTTAATTGAAACAAGGCATGGCGATGGCACCTATTTAGCGAGCATGAAGCACCATCATTTAGTTGAAATCGTCGGATCATTTATTTTACAAGATGCAAGCTCAGTTGCTGATGTCCATGCAACACGTGAGATGCATGAAAAAGAAGCGATAAAAATCATTTGTCAATCGGAAACATTGAGGAAACTACCAGTTTGGGAGAGTTTTTTTGCAGAAATTGAATTAGAGCAATCATTGCAACGTGAAGCAATATTACGTGAATGTATGATTGTTACAGAAAATAGGCTCGCGTTTAAAATTTGGCTACAATTATCGGCATATAGTAATAGCGCATTAGTGAATGATATAACAAAGGAAGAAAAATCACACTTACAAATTATGCTAGCTTCAATGCAAATGGGCTATTTACCCGAAGCGATTGAAGCCTATGAAAAATGGATAGAAATTTTGAAGTAA